The following are from one region of the Cloacibacterium normanense genome:
- a CDS encoding GumC family protein, with protein MEQLQPIQSIPQKVRKIEFKKEIFKYLRVWYWFVLSIAFFYACAKIYLRYTIPVYNSQASVYFNTSLKKNTGVIGLNDLQSLGSGGVSKNSIADEIVLFKAKPLLNNVVKELNLDVEFVNKGKLKDDALYGSEAPFYGKIIRLKDEKKFGGASYKIKSQNYKSYILTDFNGNNPKSYYYDQPYDLGFGIVTISKNPNINFDYPVDLYFKNYKNVAAGIEGGIIVNYSSQDTNILDLIYRGTTPEKSEDIIDELIVQYNKDADNDKKLEARNSEKFINDRLRIISRELSNIEGQKTNFKKENNIFDIETQAQSNISGLDQGTQKILELTSQLEMVNSVLALANASSEQLLPTNIGVPTSAESLISQYNDLIILRNKTLRQATPANPVIIQFNKEIADLKKLIRENLYKSRDVLANNLNYQQSKIAQYKQEMNMFPEQENFFKNIDRQQKIKESLYLYLLQKNEEISMALAVTTPKVKVLNPAFTTGVMTPNVSKIMMYAYGLGFFLPLIFFFLKNSFDTYVHSKYDVMEIAKEIPVVAEIPSIEKGDSDTVGVNDLSSFAESFRILNSNIKYFFNKNEKCPVILISSSIKGEGKTTISVNTALTLALTKKVLMIGADIRNPQLKRFMKLHGQGLSEFLSDYNAKPQDFVQETNISKNLKLIHSGAIAPNPNELLESEKFEELLQYGKQNYDYIVIDSAPLLMVGDTYNLINYADVMLFLVRSEYTDKEMLEFANQIYRDHAKGKMAIVLNDVSYLNLTYSNKYGYGYKYGYGYSYTADTEKKPWYKKIFS; from the coding sequence ATGGAACAATTACAACCCATACAATCCATCCCCCAAAAAGTTAGAAAAATAGAATTTAAAAAAGAAATTTTTAAATATCTAAGAGTTTGGTATTGGTTTGTACTTTCTATCGCTTTTTTTTATGCTTGTGCCAAGATTTATTTGAGATATACTATCCCTGTTTATAACTCTCAAGCTTCCGTTTATTTTAATACCTCTTTGAAGAAAAATACAGGCGTAATTGGGCTTAATGACTTACAGAGCTTAGGTTCTGGAGGAGTTTCTAAAAATTCTATTGCAGACGAAATTGTGCTCTTCAAGGCAAAACCTTTATTGAACAATGTAGTAAAAGAACTGAATCTGGATGTAGAATTTGTCAACAAAGGAAAACTGAAAGACGATGCCTTATACGGTTCCGAAGCGCCTTTCTACGGTAAAATTATCAGACTGAAAGACGAGAAAAAATTCGGGGGAGCCAGTTACAAAATAAAATCACAGAATTATAAATCATACATTTTAACAGATTTTAATGGGAATAACCCTAAGAGTTATTATTATGACCAACCTTATGATTTAGGATTTGGGATTGTCACCATTTCTAAAAATCCAAACATTAATTTCGATTATCCTGTTGATTTATATTTTAAAAATTATAAAAACGTAGCGGCGGGAATTGAAGGCGGAATTATTGTCAATTACTCCAGCCAAGATACCAATATCTTAGACCTCATTTACAGAGGAACCACTCCAGAGAAATCAGAAGATATTATTGATGAATTAATCGTTCAGTACAATAAAGATGCAGACAATGATAAAAAATTAGAAGCCAGAAATTCTGAAAAATTCATCAATGACCGTCTGAGAATTATCTCTAGAGAACTTTCCAATATCGAAGGCCAAAAAACAAATTTCAAAAAAGAAAATAATATTTTCGACATCGAAACACAGGCACAATCGAACATCAGCGGTCTAGACCAAGGAACCCAAAAAATACTAGAACTTACCTCTCAGTTAGAGATGGTAAACTCTGTTTTGGCATTGGCTAATGCTTCTTCAGAACAGTTGCTCCCTACCAATATTGGCGTGCCTACTTCTGCAGAAAGCCTCATCAGCCAATACAATGATTTAATCATTCTAAGAAATAAAACACTGAGACAAGCCACTCCTGCAAACCCAGTGATTATTCAGTTCAATAAAGAAATTGCAGACCTTAAAAAACTCATCAGAGAAAATTTATACAAATCGAGAGATGTCTTAGCCAATAATTTAAATTATCAGCAGTCGAAAATCGCTCAGTATAAACAGGAAATGAACATGTTCCCAGAACAGGAAAATTTCTTTAAAAATATAGACCGCCAACAGAAAATTAAAGAGTCACTCTACTTATACCTTCTTCAAAAGAACGAAGAAATTTCTATGGCGCTTGCCGTAACTACACCTAAGGTAAAAGTTCTGAATCCTGCTTTTACTACGGGAGTAATGACGCCTAATGTGAGCAAAATTATGATGTATGCCTATGGTTTAGGATTTTTCTTACCATTGATATTTTTCTTCCTCAAAAATTCTTTCGATACCTATGTGCATTCTAAATATGATGTGATGGAAATTGCCAAAGAGATTCCAGTGGTAGCAGAAATTCCAAGCATAGAAAAAGGAGATAGTGATACGGTAGGAGTAAATGACCTTTCCTCGTTTGCAGAATCCTTTAGAATCCTGAATTCTAATATCAAGTATTTCTTCAATAAAAATGAGAAATGCCCAGTTATCCTCATTTCCTCATCCATCAAAGGAGAAGGGAAAACCACCATTTCGGTGAATACAGCCCTTACCTTGGCGTTAACCAAAAAAGTCTTAATGATTGGGGCAGATATCAGAAATCCTCAGCTTAAGAGATTCATGAAATTACACGGACAAGGGTTATCTGAATTCTTAAGTGACTACAATGCAAAACCACAAGATTTTGTACAAGAGACCAATATCAGCAAGAATCTTAAACTCATCCATTCTGGAGCCATCGCTCCGAATCCTAATGAGTTGCTTGAAAGCGAAAAATTTGAAGAACTCTTGCAATATGGGAAACAAAATTATGATTACATCGTCATAGATTCTGCACCGTTATTGATGGTGGGAGATACCTACAACTTAATCAATTATGCAGATGTAATGCTATTCTTGGTAAGATCTGAGTATACCGACAAAGAAATGTTGGAGTTTGCCAACCAAATCTACCGTGATCATGCCAAAGGAAAAATGGCCATTGTGCTGAATGATGTAAGCTACCTTAACCTTACCTACAGCAATAAATATGGCTACGGTTATAAATACGGTTACGGATATTCTTACACCGCAGACACGGAGAAGAAACCTTGGTACAAAAAGATATTTTCTTAA
- a CDS encoding helix-turn-helix domain-containing protein: MMYQISGQELEKALELVSKVMNPLKKAESVLDRPSDEDLLFYDNVSMMEKLMVSERTLQRRRKNGEIRFIRFGGKIYYPKNFMVLPAHEPEVPEDEKDNIIPLNEFIKRYNTPRPRSRIIDVDRLAKRLTYFPRGENSPKELKKYIQHLKVKRKLHHATLQLWPKKIKLVGLPNIKSNSIPLKF, from the coding sequence ATGATGTACCAAATCAGCGGACAGGAATTAGAAAAAGCCTTAGAGCTAGTTTCAAAAGTAATGAACCCTTTAAAAAAAGCAGAATCTGTTCTAGACAGACCATCTGATGAAGATTTATTGTTTTATGACAATGTCTCAATGATGGAAAAGCTAATGGTCTCTGAAAGAACCTTGCAACGCCGAAGAAAAAACGGCGAAATAAGATTTATTCGCTTTGGGGGTAAGATTTACTATCCTAAAAATTTTATGGTCTTGCCTGCACACGAACCCGAAGTTCCAGAAGACGAAAAAGACAATATCATCCCGCTTAATGAATTTATAAAAAGATATAACACGCCAAGACCGAGAAGCAGAATAATAGATGTAGACCGACTGGCCAAAAGACTGACCTATTTTCCGAGAGGTGAAAATAGTCCTAAAGAATTAAAAAAATACATCCAACACCTCAAGGTCAAACGAAAGCTGCACCACGCCACCCTACAACTTTGGCCTAAGAAAATAAAACTGGTTGGCTTGCCCAATATAAAAAGCAATAGCATTCCCCTGAAATTTTAA
- a CDS encoding polysaccharide biosynthesis/export family protein, giving the protein MKKILRFFILLISLAVISCGPKKNMIYMDKVDYNQEIKQAQYNGSLIQVGDELNIQITGYDELAIKPFNINTISNTNVKEASDATSLQSYIVNKQGEITMPVLGNIPVTGKTIDEVKVDLEERLKKYLVEPIVIIKPINLKIVFLGKFGAAGMKVHDNEKLNILQAIALGGGTSEDADLKNIRLIRNVNGVDETYVLDVTDYAITTSPYYYLQNNDILYAVPDKNAQIAANKNAYWMKGMAGFGFLITIYTLFFR; this is encoded by the coding sequence GTGAAGAAGATACTAAGATTTTTTATACTGCTCATTTCTTTGGCTGTAATTTCTTGCGGTCCTAAAAAGAATATGATTTACATGGATAAAGTAGATTATAACCAAGAAATAAAACAAGCACAATATAACGGTAGTCTTATACAGGTAGGAGACGAACTCAATATCCAAATCACGGGATATGACGAGCTAGCCATCAAACCTTTCAATATCAATACCATCTCAAATACGAATGTGAAAGAGGCTTCTGATGCTACTTCTTTACAATCTTATATCGTAAATAAGCAAGGAGAAATTACCATGCCCGTTTTAGGAAATATTCCCGTAACAGGCAAAACCATAGACGAGGTAAAAGTAGACCTGGAAGAACGCCTGAAAAAATACTTAGTAGAGCCTATTGTCATTATTAAACCCATCAACCTCAAAATTGTTTTCTTAGGAAAATTCGGAGCAGCGGGAATGAAAGTACACGATAATGAGAAACTCAATATTTTACAGGCCATCGCTTTAGGAGGAGGTACTTCTGAAGATGCAGACCTTAAAAACATCAGACTTATCAGAAATGTAAATGGAGTAGACGAAACCTATGTCTTAGATGTTACGGATTATGCCATCACTACTTCTCCCTACTACTACTTGCAGAATAACGATATTCTCTATGCGGTTCCAGACAAAAATGCACAGATTGCAGCCAATAAAAATGCATATTGGATGAAAGGAATGGCAGGTTTTGGCTTCTTAATTACTATTTACACCTTGTTTTTTAGATAA
- a CDS encoding outer membrane beta-barrel protein has product MKKIFFVFAILLSGFSFAQELRWGATANVHSSSIEGIHDFSRGRIAPSVGLFMEIPLETFQRSIYAPLRYYIYPVVEFSMEGEKTILEQGRQYYRNDFVAFALYGKFHLYRGYFENFYFMIGPRFAYNVSENRAGPTNEEAGYIGLRDDDMKKLNLSVSGALGYVISDKIEVYLRYDQGLSEVYPNYQDHKTWNRLVGVGFSYSFN; this is encoded by the coding sequence ATGAAAAAAATATTCTTTGTTTTTGCCATTTTACTTTCAGGATTTTCTTTTGCTCAAGAACTAAGATGGGGAGCAACTGCAAACGTGCACTCTTCGTCTATCGAGGGAATACATGACTTCTCTAGAGGGAGAATTGCGCCAAGTGTAGGCTTGTTTATGGAAATTCCTCTAGAAACCTTCCAGAGAAGTATCTATGCACCGCTTCGTTATTACATTTATCCTGTAGTAGAATTCAGCATGGAAGGCGAAAAAACCATTTTGGAGCAAGGCAGACAATATTACAGAAATGATTTTGTTGCTTTTGCATTGTATGGGAAATTTCACTTGTACAGAGGATATTTTGAGAATTTTTATTTCATGATTGGGCCTAGATTTGCTTATAATGTTTCAGAAAATAGAGCCGGACCTACCAATGAAGAAGCGGGGTACATAGGATTGAGAGATGATGATATGAAAAAACTGAATTTATCAGTTTCTGGAGCGTTAGGGTATGTAATTAGCGATAAGATAGAGGTGTATTTAAGATATGATCAAGGCTTATCCGAAGTATACCCTAATTATCAAGATCATAAAACTTGGAACAGATTAGTGGGAGTAGGATTTAGTTATTCTTTTAACTAA
- a CDS encoding GT-D fold domain-containing glycosyltransferase — MLAIIIPYFKINFFEKTLESLAQQTDQRFNVYIGDDASPNAPNDLLEKYQGKFNFTYKKFDDNLGSISLVKQWERCIGMMQEEEWFMILGDDDVLGENVVETFYKNLPEIEKTAHVVRFSSVLINEKDEPISQEYHHPQLENAIESYCRKLDGITRSSLSEYIFRKEKYLTYRFKDFNFGWGSDDYAVIEFSDNSPIFSLKELVFVRISNINITGNLSLSKEKLIEDIRVVRDLLKHNKYLSSNQIKRFAKQYNDQLYRSKSFNFILEIKLIFLVLEKIGIRMAISQIVISFKRFIFYNEKFEYLYWSFRTRKLRKLNNIKILNSHETLEKIINEKKSISRFGDGEFKIIFNDGNPSFQSYNLLLSKRLIEVLNSPNKNLLISIPITFVSLENEKISSRFFWKQFLNKYSERLNNLLRKDYVYGNAGVTRFYIGQTNKKLSFKISQKLKQIWDNKEILIIEGKYSRLGVGNDLFENAVSIERILCPVVNAFDHYEKILELSMLYGKNKLIIIALGPTATVLAHDLANKGFWALDLGHVDVEYEWMKSNTFDRIQIKGKYVSEMGDQSKNDFNEFFDSVYNSQIKFEV, encoded by the coding sequence ATGCTCGCCATCATCATTCCATATTTCAAAATTAATTTTTTTGAAAAAACCTTAGAATCTCTTGCACAGCAAACCGACCAGAGATTTAATGTATATATTGGGGATGATGCAAGTCCTAATGCTCCAAACGATCTTTTAGAAAAATATCAGGGAAAATTTAACTTCACTTATAAAAAATTTGATGATAATTTGGGAAGCATTTCATTGGTCAAACAATGGGAGCGTTGCATAGGCATGATGCAAGAGGAAGAATGGTTTATGATTTTGGGAGATGATGATGTTTTAGGGGAGAATGTAGTAGAAACGTTTTATAAAAATCTTCCAGAAATAGAAAAAACTGCTCATGTAGTGAGGTTTTCTTCGGTTTTAATCAATGAAAAAGACGAACCTATTTCACAAGAATATCACCATCCTCAATTAGAAAACGCCATAGAGAGTTATTGCAGAAAATTGGATGGCATTACAAGAAGTTCATTGTCTGAGTATATTTTCAGAAAAGAAAAATATCTTACTTATAGATTTAAAGATTTTAATTTTGGTTGGGGATCTGATGATTATGCTGTTATAGAATTTTCAGATAACAGCCCAATTTTTAGTTTGAAAGAATTAGTTTTTGTAAGGATTTCAAATATTAATATAACAGGAAATTTAAGTTTAAGTAAAGAAAAATTAATTGAAGACATCAGAGTAGTAAGAGACTTATTAAAACATAATAAATATTTATCTTCAAATCAAATAAAACGTTTTGCTAAACAATATAATGACCAATTATATAGATCAAAATCTTTTAATTTTATTTTAGAAATAAAGTTAATTTTTTTAGTCCTAGAAAAAATAGGAATAAGAATGGCTATTTCTCAAATTGTAATATCATTCAAAAGATTTATATTTTATAATGAAAAGTTTGAATATTTGTATTGGAGTTTTCGCACACGTAAACTCAGAAAATTAAATAACATAAAAATTTTAAATTCTCACGAAACTTTAGAAAAAATTATTAATGAAAAGAAATCAATTTCAAGATTTGGTGATGGAGAATTTAAAATTATTTTTAATGACGGAAATCCAAGCTTTCAGAGTTATAACTTGTTGTTATCGAAAAGATTAATAGAAGTTTTGAATTCACCAAATAAAAATTTATTAATATCTATACCTATTACATTTGTTTCTTTAGAAAATGAGAAAATTTCTTCAAGGTTTTTTTGGAAGCAATTTCTAAATAAATATTCTGAAAGACTTAACAATCTCTTAAGAAAAGATTACGTTTATGGTAATGCGGGCGTTACCCGCTTTTACATTGGGCAGACCAATAAAAAATTATCATTTAAAATTTCCCAAAAATTAAAACAAATCTGGGATAATAAAGAAATTTTAATAATTGAAGGTAAATATTCAAGATTAGGTGTTGGTAATGACTTGTTTGAAAATGCAGTATCCATAGAGAGAATACTATGTCCAGTAGTAAATGCTTTTGATCATTATGAAAAAATATTAGAATTATCTATGCTTTATGGTAAGAATAAATTAATTATTATAGCTCTCGGTCCCACTGCAACGGTTTTGGCTCATGATTTGGCAAATAAAGGATTTTGGGCTTTAGATTTGGGGCATGTTGATGTTGAATACGAATGGATGAAATCTAATACGTTTGATAGAATACAAATCAAAGGTAAATATGTAAGTGAAATGGGTGATCAATCTAAAAATGATTTTAATGAATTTTTTGATTCTGTTTATAATAGTCAAATAAAATTTGAAGTTTAA
- a CDS encoding DUF6266 family protein, which yields MGKIKTGILGGFQGKVGTVIGSTWRGESIMRALPKTAAKAPTESQRIQRLKFKAVSEFLNPLRSTLSTYFGNDTGVKSKYNMATSYHITNAVEITEQGTQILYPRVLVAKGTLFGFQNLTTTHSETVITLNWEDNTVFGNAKAEDTVNVVCYIEEVNTFYVFESIANRDGLTASVTLPQNFLGYNVEVYAFLYDTVSKTSSNSVYLGNIAF from the coding sequence GTGGGAAAAATCAAGACAGGAATCCTCGGAGGATTCCAAGGCAAAGTAGGAACGGTAATCGGTTCCACATGGAGAGGTGAAAGCATTATGAGAGCTTTACCTAAAACAGCGGCGAAAGCGCCAACTGAATCACAAAGAATTCAGAGATTAAAATTTAAAGCAGTGAGTGAATTCCTTAATCCGTTAAGAAGCACCCTAAGTACTTACTTTGGAAATGACACAGGAGTGAAAAGCAAGTACAATATGGCCACTTCTTACCACATTACCAATGCGGTAGAGATTACAGAACAAGGAACTCAAATTCTCTATCCTAGAGTTTTGGTAGCCAAAGGAACACTTTTTGGGTTTCAGAATCTTACCACTACACATTCCGAAACGGTAATCACACTGAATTGGGAAGACAATACCGTTTTCGGTAATGCCAAAGCAGAAGACACCGTAAATGTAGTGTGCTATATCGAGGAGGTGAATACCTTTTATGTCTTCGAAAGCATAGCAAACAGAGATGGACTTACCGCCAGTGTTACGCTACCACAGAATTTCTTAGGGTATAATGTAGAAGTCTATGCATTCTTGTATGACACGGTTTCTAAAACCTCCAGCAATTCTGTTTATCTAGGGAACATTGCTTTCTAA
- a CDS encoding ABC transporter ATP-binding protein, which yields MKHSLAIKAENISKQYRLGEVGTGTITHDLNRFWAKLRGKEDPYLKIGEANDRSRKGDSEYVWSLRDINFEIEQGDAVGIIGRNGAGKSTLLKLLSKVTQPTTGSFKVNGRIASLLEVGTGFNPEMTGRENIYLNGAILGMRKHEIDRKFDEIVDFSGVERYIDTPVKRYSSGMYVRLAFAVAAHLESEILIVDEVLAVGDAEFQKKCLGKMGDVSKGEGRTVLFVSHNMAAVQNLCNKGILLDKGKVISQGDVHKVLGDYLNTNQYEIFPNFNKDIFLSNFNSYTIGDKAKPVVAGLNAIFEFEITSKIEKYDILIGLGINDLYGNRLITPFSKHTNNSFHIKKGLNRIVCEIEKFPLKPSTYNLEVYVGTENEVYDYYDKGLSMDVEIIGNNNLLNIPDNTQGSFIINQKWV from the coding sequence ATGAAACATTCTCTAGCCATAAAAGCCGAAAACATCTCCAAGCAATATCGATTGGGAGAGGTAGGAACGGGAACCATCACTCATGACTTAAATAGATTTTGGGCAAAATTGAGAGGGAAAGAAGACCCTTATCTTAAAATTGGCGAAGCCAATGACCGCAGCAGAAAAGGAGACAGCGAATATGTATGGTCGCTACGAGATATCAATTTCGAAATTGAACAGGGAGATGCAGTAGGAATCATTGGGAGAAATGGTGCGGGGAAATCTACCTTGCTGAAATTATTAAGCAAAGTTACTCAACCTACCACTGGAAGCTTCAAAGTAAACGGAAGAATTGCTTCCTTGCTAGAAGTTGGTACAGGTTTTAATCCCGAAATGACGGGCAGAGAAAACATCTACCTCAATGGAGCCATTCTAGGCATGAGAAAGCACGAAATCGATAGGAAATTTGATGAAATTGTAGATTTCTCAGGGGTAGAAAGATATATAGACACTCCCGTAAAACGCTATTCTTCTGGGATGTACGTACGTCTGGCTTTTGCAGTAGCAGCACATTTAGAATCAGAAATCCTGATAGTAGATGAGGTATTAGCAGTAGGAGATGCAGAATTTCAAAAAAAATGCCTTGGCAAAATGGGCGACGTTTCCAAAGGTGAAGGCAGAACCGTTTTGTTTGTGAGCCATAATATGGCGGCCGTGCAGAATTTATGTAATAAAGGTATCTTATTAGATAAAGGAAAAGTTATTTCACAAGGAGATGTCCATAAAGTATTAGGGGATTATTTAAATACAAATCAATATGAAATTTTTCCTAATTTTAATAAAGATATATTTTTAAGTAATTTCAATTCATATACAATTGGTGATAAAGCTAAACCAGTTGTAGCAGGTTTAAATGCTATTTTTGAATTTGAAATTACTTCTAAAATAGAGAAATATGATATTCTTATAGGGTTGGGAATAAATGATTTATATGGGAATAGATTAATAACGCCATTTTCTAAACATACTAATAATTCTTTTCATATTAAAAAAGGTTTAAATAGGATTGTTTGTGAAATTGAAAAATTTCCTTTAAAACCATCTACCTATAATTTAGAAGTTTATGTAGGGACAGAAAATGAAGTATATGACTACTATGACAAGGGATTGAGTATGGATGTAGAAATTATTGGGAATAATAATTTATTAAATATACCAGATAATACACAAGGGAGTTTTATCATTAATCAAAAATGGGTATAA
- a CDS encoding ABC transporter permease — protein sequence MKEPKQMWTEEIKAESSLFAINFREIWHYRDLLFMLVKRDFITFYKQTILGPLWFIVQPLLTTLIFVILFGNIAKLSTDGIPQLAFYLAGITIWNYFAESLTKTSSVFTANASIFGKVYFPRLIMPLSIVASSLLKFAVQFALFILVVLYYTFVAQSIQPNLWILFTPVLILLMALFALGVGMIFSSLTTKYKDLTFLLAFGIQLFMYITPVVYPSSALPEKFQILAKINPLSSIFECFRYAYLGTGTFTITDLLISTLVIVFLFFTGVLVFNKVEKSFMDTV from the coding sequence ATGAAGGAACCCAAACAAATGTGGACTGAAGAAATAAAAGCAGAGTCCTCTCTTTTTGCCATTAATTTCAGGGAAATATGGCATTACAGAGATTTGCTCTTCATGCTCGTGAAGAGAGATTTCATCACTTTCTATAAGCAAACCATTCTTGGGCCGTTATGGTTCATCGTGCAACCACTGCTTACCACGCTTATTTTTGTTATCCTTTTTGGGAATATTGCCAAACTCTCTACAGACGGGATTCCGCAGTTGGCTTTTTATTTGGCAGGCATCACCATCTGGAATTACTTTGCAGAAAGCCTTACCAAAACATCATCCGTTTTCACCGCCAATGCTTCTATTTTTGGGAAAGTATACTTCCCCAGACTCATTATGCCGCTGTCTATAGTCGCTTCTAGTTTATTGAAATTTGCAGTGCAGTTTGCCCTTTTTATTTTGGTAGTTCTCTATTACACCTTTGTAGCACAAAGCATACAACCCAATCTTTGGATATTGTTTACCCCTGTATTAATTCTATTGATGGCACTTTTTGCTTTAGGCGTAGGAATGATTTTCTCTTCCCTCACCACCAAGTATAAAGACCTTACCTTTTTATTGGCATTTGGCATACAGTTATTCATGTACATTACACCCGTAGTATACCCAAGTTCTGCTTTGCCAGAAAAATTCCAGATATTAGCGAAAATCAATCCTTTATCCAGCATTTTCGAGTGTTTCAGATATGCCTATCTAGGAACAGGAACCTTCACCATTACAGACCTGCTCATCTCCACACTCGTAATCGTATTTCTATTTTTCACAGGCGTGCTTGTCTTTAACAAAGTAGAAAAATCATTCATGGACACCGTGTAA
- a CDS encoding class I SAM-dependent methyltransferase yields MEENKEKEIFCLQYELKTLSEIVFKDEAERWVYGFMHKITEEEHLDRYNFVLDKVKNKRVLDIACGSGYGSFLLATKGNAEKVVGVDLDEEAIKYGEYKYPHEKIKRIVADATKFHDSELFDVIVSFETIEHVPDYNLLLENYSNLLKPDGVLFISTPITKETTKTPHNPYHVIEWSFFDFQSLINEWFMIKEVYLQNVVIQLKQWEVPSLLKKFKNRIFGDKNIYEIEGGKFELFSEQYDMRKCIRGYQMVVLSK; encoded by the coding sequence ATGGAAGAAAATAAAGAAAAAGAAATATTTTGTTTACAATATGAATTAAAAACATTGTCTGAAATTGTCTTTAAAGATGAAGCAGAGAGGTGGGTATATGGTTTCATGCATAAAATAACTGAAGAAGAACATTTAGATAGATATAATTTTGTTTTAGATAAAGTTAAAAATAAAAGGGTTTTAGATATTGCTTGTGGTTCTGGTTACGGTAGTTTTTTATTAGCCACTAAAGGAAATGCAGAAAAGGTTGTTGGAGTAGATTTAGATGAGGAAGCCATAAAATATGGCGAATACAAATATCCTCACGAAAAAATAAAAAGAATAGTTGCAGACGCTACTAAGTTCCATGATTCAGAATTATTTGATGTCATAGTAAGTTTTGAAACAATTGAACACGTTCCAGATTATAATCTTTTACTAGAGAATTATTCTAACCTTTTAAAACCAGATGGAGTATTATTTATTTCTACTCCCATCACCAAAGAAACGACTAAGACACCACATAATCCATATCATGTCATAGAATGGTCTTTTTTTGATTTCCAAAGCCTTATTAATGAGTGGTTTATGATTAAAGAGGTTTATTTACAAAATGTGGTTATTCAATTAAAACAGTGGGAAGTTCCAAGTTTACTTAAAAAATTTAAAAATAGAATCTTTGGAGATAAAAATATATATGAAATTGAAGGTGGAAAATTTGAATTATTTTCTGAACAATATGATATGAGAAAGTGCATAAGAGGTTATCAAATGGTTGTTTTAAGTAAATAA